The Streptomyces cyanogenus DNA segment TCCACCGGCCCCGCGAACACCTCACGGGCGTCCCGCAGGTTCACCTGGGGGTCGGTCCACGGCGGGATGTGGGTGAGCACCAGGCGGCGCACCCCCGCGCGCGCGGCCGTCTCCCCCGCCTCGCGCCCGTTGAGATGCAGGTCGGGGATGCTCTCCTTGCCGTGCGTGAACGCGGCCTCGCACAGGAACAGGTCGGCGTCCCGGGCCAGCTCGTCCAGCACCTCGGTGACACCCGTGTCGCCGGAGTACGTCAGGGACTTCCCGCCGTGTTCGATCCGGATGGCGTAGGCCTCCACTGGGTGGCGCACCCGTTCGGTGTGCACGGTGAAGGGGCCGATCTCGAAGGTGGACGGCTTGACCGTGTGGAAGTCGAAGACCTCGCTCATGGAGGAGGCGGAGGGCGTGTCCGCGTAGGCCGTGGTGAGACGGTGTTCGGTGCCCTCGGGGCCGTAGACCGGGAGGGGAGCGCACCGGCCGCCGTCATGGCGGTAGTAGCGCGCCACGAAGTACGCGAGCATGTCGATGCAGTGATCGGCGTGCAGGTGGCTGAGGAAGATCGCGTCGAGGTCGTAGAGACCGCAGTGGCGCTGCAGCTCGCCAAGGGCGCCGTTGCCCATGTCGAGGAGCAGCCGGAAGCCGTCGGCCTCGACGAGGTAGCTCGAACAGGCCGATTCCGCGGACGGGAACGACCCCGAGCAGCCGACGACGGTGAGCTTCATGAAGCAGAAACCTCCGTTGGCGGGAACGCTGTGGGCGGGACGAGGGACCCCTCGGGGTGAGGGCTGTCGGGGGTCGTGCGGTTTGTCGAGCGTAAGGCGCAAAAGCACGGGTCGCTCCTCCGCCAGGGGCCGTTGTGGGCGAACTCACCTGTGCTGTCACCGGTTCGGCTGGACCTAGGGCGCACAAGGATCGGAAGAGGGCGCGCGATGTGCGGCGCGCGCCGGTAACGTCGTCGTATGGACACGTCCTGGTGGCTCGCGCTCGCGGCGGTGGTGCTGCTCGCGCTGGTCGCCACGCTCGTCGACGGCTGGGGCGGGGGCCGCCGGCCCGGCGGACGGCGGCTGCGGCCCCCTGGCCGGCCGGGTACCCGGACCGCGCACGCCGTACGGCCGTCCCCCGGGGACATCTGGTGGGCGGACGTCCCCTTCGAGGACCGCAGCGGGGTCAAGGACCGGCCCTGCCTGGTGCTGGCCGTGCGCGGGGACCGGGCCACGGTCGCGAAGATCACCAGCAAGTACCACGACGAGCGGTCCGGGGTGATCCCGCTGCCGCCCGGCGCGGTCGGCGACGCCCAGGGCCGGCCCAGCTTCCTGGAGACCGACGAGCTGCGCGAGGTCCCGGTGGCGGGCTTCCGCCGCCGGGTGGGCGTGGTCGACCCGGTCCTGTGGGACCAGGTACGGCACTTGGCGGGCTAGCCCACCCGGACGGTGACCGACCATTCCTCGATGCCCTTGCACGACATCCGGCCCGGTGCGGTGGGCTGGGCGCACAGGGGACGGGACGACGTGAGCTTCACCGTGCCGGCGGCCACCGCCTGGTACGCGGCCGTGGCATCACCCGGCTGGAGTACGAAGCCCGCGTTGACGGCCTTCAGCGCCGTACCGCTCGCGGTGACCGGCTTCCAGGGGCGGGCCCGGGTGCCGTCCAGGGTCAGCCGGACCTCGCCGCCCTCGGCCACGCAGACGGTACGGCCGTGATCGGCGGCCGTCAGCTCCGCGTGGCCGGTGCAGTCGCCGGCGGGCCGGGTGGGCGACGGCGTCCCGCCGCGGGGCGGCGCCGACACCTTGTCGCTGCTCCCGGTGCCCTGCTGGGAACCGCAGCCCGCGAGGATCAGCGCGGCCGCCGCGAGGGCGAGGGGCGTGGTACGGCGCATGGGGTCCGCCTTTCTGCAGATGTCCTGGTGCAGATGTGACGTACCACCGACGCGCCCGGATCCCCCGCCGTCACGCCCAGAGCTGACCCTGCAGCGTCGCGATGGCCTCCTCCGTGGTGGCCGCGGTGTAGACGCCGGTGGAGAGGTACTTCCAGCCACCGTCGGCCACGATGAAGACGATGTCGGCGCTCTCGCCCGCCTTGACGGCCTTCTTTCCGACGCCGATCGCCGCGTGCAGGGCGGCGCCGGTGGAGACGCCCGCGAAGATGCCCTCCTGCCGGAGGAGTTCACGGGTGCGGGTGACCGCGTCGGCGGAGCCCACCGAGAAGCGGGTGGTGAGGACGGAGGCGTCGTACAGCTCGGGTACGAAGCCCTCGTCGAGGTTGCGCAGGCCGTAGACCAGGTCGTCGTAGCGCGGTTCAGCGGCGACGATCTTCACGTCCGGCTTGTGCTCGCGCAGATAGCGGCCGACGCCCATGAGGGTGCCGGTGGTGCCGAGGCCCGCCACGAAGTGGGTGATCGAGGGCAGGTCGGCGAGGATCTCCGGGCCGGTGGTCGCGTAGTGGGCGCCCGCGTTGTCCGGATTGCCGTACTGGTAGAGCATCACCCAGTCGGGGTGCTCGGCGGACAGCTCCTTGGCCACGCGCACGGCGGTGTTGGAGCCGCCCGCGGCCGGTGAGGAGATGATCTCGGCGCCCCACATGCCGAGCAGGTCCCGGCGTTCCTGCGAGGTGTTCTCCGGCATCACGCACACCATGCGGTAGCCCTTGAGCTTGGCCGCCATGGCGAGGGAGATGCCGGTGTTCCCGGAGGTGGGCTCCAGGATGGTGCAGCCCGGGGTGAGCCGGCCGTCCTTCTCCGCCTGCTCGATCATGTGCAGGGCGGGACGGTCCTTGACCGAGCCGGTGGGGTTGCGGTCCTCCAGCTTGGCCCAGATCCGGACCTCCGGGGACGGCGACAGCCGCGGCAGGCGCACCAGAGGGGTGTTGCCCACCGCGGCCAGCGGGGAGTCGTAGCGCATCGCTGGTCAGCGGCCGATCAGCGCATGCCGCCGGCCACGGCCGGCAGGATCGTGACGCTGTCGCCGTCGGACAGCTTGGTGTTGATGCCGTCCAGGAAACGGACGTCCTCGTCGTTCAGGTACACGTTGACGAAGCGGCGCAGCTGCTCGCCGTCCACGATGCGGGCCTGGATGCCGGCGTGCCGGGTCTCGAGGTCGGCGAACAGCTCGGCGAGGGTCTCGCCGTTGCCCTCCACCGCCTTCTGACCGTCGGTGTACTGGCGGAGGATGGTCGGGATGCGGACCTCGATGGCCATGGCTCAGGGCTCCTGTCGGAAGGTGTCGTCGGTTCGGTCAGGCGCGCGCGCAGCCTGGGGGTCCCCCCGGGCTGTCGGCACTGAGGGAGCGCCGCGGCTCACGGCCGGACGGCGGCAGCGGGGTGGATCAACAGATGGCGCTGTTCAGCCTGCACAGGTCGACGTGCAGCCGCGCCACGAGCAGCATGCCCGGCGCCTTGTCGCTCACGTCGAGAAGAACCATGGGCTCATCGTATCGATTCCCGGCCCGCGTCCCGGAGTGTGATTCCGCATGCCGGACGGATTTCGTCCGGTGGTCGAGATCAGTAGGCCTGCACGACCTTGACCTCCTCCTCGGTGACCTCGCCGTCCACGATCCGGTAGGAGCGGAACTGGAATTCGCCGAGGCCGTCGGTGTCGGCGGTGGAGACCAGGACGTAGTGGGCGCCGGGTTCGTTGGCGTAGGAGATGTCGGTGCGCGAGGGGTAGGCCTCGGTGGCGGTGTGGGAGTGGTAGATGACCACCGGGTCCTCGTCCCGGTCGTCCAGCTCGCGGTAGAGCCTGAGCAGGTCGCCCGAGTCGAACTCGTAGAAGGTGGGCGACATCGCCGCGTTCAGCATGGGGATGAAGCGCTCGGGGCGGTCCGAGCCCGCCGGGCCCGCCACCACGCCGCACGCCTCGTCGGGGTGGTCCTTGCGCGCGTGGGCGACGATCTGGTCGTACAGGGCCTGGGTGATGGTCAGCATGGGGGTCAGGATAAGCAGAGGGGCCGTCCCGTACCGAGGGGTGGTACGGGACGGCCCACATGGCGGACGTCCTGAGCGGCGGCCGCCGGGGGCGCCACGAGTGCTCCCGGCGGCCGGACGTCCTGGGGTGGCCCGTAGGGCGGCTCAGCCGATCTTTTCCAGCTCCGGCTCACGGCGCTGGGCGACCTCCGGGTTGCGCGCCTTCAGCACGGCCCAGCCGACGCCGAGGGCGGCGGCCCAGCCGGCCATCACGTACAGGCAGACGCGGGACTCGGCGTCGTACGCGATCAGACCGGTGACGAAGACCAGGAAGACCAGGGCGATCCAACTGCACACCGCGCCGCCGGGCGCCGGGAAGGCCGAGACGGGCGCCAGCCCCCGTTCCACCTTGCGGCGGTAGAGGATGTGGCTGACCAGGATCATCATCCAGGTCCAGATGCCGGCCGCGGTGGCGACGGAGGTGACGTAGCCGAACGCCTTCTCCGGGACGATGTAGTTCAGCACGACGCCGATACCCATGAAGGCGACCGAGACGGTGATGCCGAGCGCCGGGGTCTTGGTGGAGGACAGCTTGGTGAAGACCCTGGGGGCCTCGCCGTTGTCGGCCAGGGTGCGCAGCATGCGGCCCGTGGAGTACATGCCGGAGTTGCAGGACGACAGGGCCGCGGTGAGCACGACGAAGTTGACGATGCCCGCGCCGGCCGGGATGCCGATCATCGCGAACGCCTTCACGAAGGGGCTGACACCGGGGGCGAACTCCGTCCACTTCACCACGCACAGGATGACGGTGAGGGCGCCGACGTAGAACAGGGCGATGCGCCACGGCAGCGTGTTGATCGCCTTCGGGAGGGTCTTCTCCGGGTTCTCGGACTCCCCCGCGGTGACGCCGACGAGTTCGACGGCGAGGTAGGCGAACATCACGCCCTGGAGGGTCATCAGGGACGAGCCGATGCCCTTGGGGAAGAAGCCGTCGAACTGCCACAGGTTGGAGACCGCGGCGGTGTCACCGGCGGCGGAGAAGCCGAAGGTGAGCACGCCCAGGCCGATGACGATCATGCCGATCAGGGCGGTGACCTTGACCATCGAGAACCAGAACTCCAGCTCGCCGAAGAGCTTCACGGAGATCAGGTTCACACCGAAAAGGATCACCAGGAACACCAGCGCGGTGACCCACTGAGGAACGGCCGGGAACCAGTAGTTGACGTAGATCGCGGCGGCCGTCAGCTCGGCCATACCGGTGACGACCCACATCAGCCAGTACGTCCAGCCGGTGAAGTAGCCGAAGAACGGGCCCAGGAACTCGCGGGAGTACTCCGCGAAGGAACCCGACACCGGGCGGTAGAGCAGGAGCTCGCCGAGCGCCCGCATGATGAAGAAGATGATCAGGCCCGCGAGGGCGTACATCAGGATGAGGCTGGGACCGGCCTTGGCGATGTTCGCCCCGGCTCCCAGGAACAGACCCACGCCGATGGCCCCGCCGATGGCGATCATCTGGACCTGACGGCTGCCGAGCCCGCGCTCGTACCCCTCCTCGGGGGCTTCGGTGACCTTCTCAGAGGTCATGTTGTGGTGCGCCTTTCTCCATGCCGACCCGGGCCTTTCGTCGGCCTCGGATCGGGTCTCGATCCCCCCGGATGATGGAGCTGTCTGCCTGGCCGACGGTCGTCGGCTCGGTGGCGCACCCGGCCGGACATGGGTGGTGTCGGCCGGGCGGTCGTGAAGATTTATCACGGCCGCAATATTGATCACAGAGGCGCGTTGTGGCGCATCGCACAGGTAAAAGTGGACAAAGAGCGCCCGAATGCGGCAAACACGGCCACAAAGGTGACGGGATCGTTATCCGGATTTGAGCGTCCTCTGAGCGAACACCAGAGCGGGGGCAAACCGCGCGATCCGGGACGAAGGGCTACGGCAGCAGGGTCGTCACCAGGGTCTCCTGGAGACCGCCCAGCCACAGGTAGGCCAGCACCATCGGCTTGCGCGGGTCCTCCTCGGGGAGCCGGTAGAGCAGGTCGGTGTCGTCCTCGTCGGTGATCTCCAGCCGGGCGCCGATCGCCAGCCGGAGGTCGTTGAGGGCGCCGAGCCACTGCCGGGACTCCTCCGGGGTCAGCTTGAGCACCGCCCCGCCCTCGTCCACCGGGGCGAGCGCGTCCAGGCTGCGGATCACGCCGAGCGCGTTCTCCCGCTTGCCGGCCCGCAGGTCGTTCTCGGTGTAGCGGCGGAACTCCGCCGAGTGCGCCCGCCGCTCCTCGGCCTCCGCCGACGAGGAGGGCGTCTCCTCGGGGTCGCTGTAGGCGTCGGGGAAGAGCCTTCTGAGCACCGGGTCGGCGGGCGGCTCGCTGGGGCCCTCGGCGAACAGCTCGGCGAGCGGGTCCTCCGGGGCGTCGGCGCCGGGGCCGGGACCGATGAGTTCCAGGAGCTGGACGGCCAGCGACCGGATGATGGAGATCTCGACGTCGTCGAGCGCGACGGCCGCGCCGCCGCCGGGGAGCGGTTCGAAGTGTCCGGGCATCTGAGTGCGTTTACTTCCGGTCCTGCTGGAGAGTGGCCCACAGACCGTAGCCGTGCATCGCCTGCACGTCGCGCTCCATCTCCTCGCGACTGCCGCTGGAGACGACCGCCCGGCCCTTGTGGTGGACGTCGAGCATGAGCTTGGTGGCCTTGTCCTTGGAGTAGCCGAAGTACGTCTGGAAGACGTACGTCACATAGCTCATGAGGTTGACCGGGTCGTTGTGCACGATCGTGACCCAGGGGACGTCGGGCTCGGGTACGGCGAAGACCTCCTCCGCCGACTCGGTGCGTTCGATCTCTACGGGCGCGGGTGACGTCACACAGCCATGCTGCCACGGCCTCCATAAATCGTCACACCGACGAAAAGGGAGTACGATTCCTCGTCATGAACACAGCGGACCTTGGGCTGCCGGTGGACGTTCCCTCGACGGCGCTCTTCACGGACCAGTACGAGCTGACCATGCTGCGCGCCGCCCTGAAGGCCGGTACGGCCGGACGGCGGAGTGTGTTCGAGGTCTTCACCCGGCGGCTGCCGGACGGGCGTCGCTACGGCGTGGTGGCCGGCACCGGCCGCGTCCTGGACGCGGTGGAGAACTTCCGCTTCGACTCCGGCGTGCTCGGCTTCCTGCGCGAGCGGGAGATCGTCGACGAGGAGACGCTGCAGTGGCTCGCCGACTACCGCTTCAGCGGCGACATCTGGGGCTACCCCGAGGGCGAGGTGTACTTCCCGGGCTCGCCGATCATGCGCGTCGAGGGCAGCTTCGCCGAGTGCGTCCTGCTGGAGACGGTGATCCTCTCCATCCTCAACCACGACTCCGCGATCGCCGCGGCCGCCTCCCGGATGTCCTCCGCCGCCGGTGACCGCCCGCTGATCGAGATGGGCGCCCGCCGCACCCACGAGCTGTCGGCGGTGGCCGCCGCCCGCGCCGCCTACGTCGGCGGCTTCGCGACCACCTCGGACCTGGCGGCCGGCTTCCGCTACGGCATCCCCACCGTCGGCACCTCGGCCCACGCCTTCACACTGCTGCACGACCGCGAGCGGGACGCCTTCCAGGCCCAGGTGGACACCCTCGGCCGGGGCACGACGCTCCTGGTGGACACCTACGACGTCACCGAGGCCGTCCGCACGGCGGTGGAGGTGGCCGGCCCCGAGCTGGGCGCGGTCCGCATCGACTCCGGCGACCTGCTGCTGGTGGCGCACCGGGTGCGGCAGCAGCTGGACGAGCTGGGTGCGACCCGCACGAAGATCATCGTCACTTCCGACCTGGACGAGTACGCCATCGCCTCGCTGGCCGCCGCGCCCGTGGACGCGTACGGCGTCGGCACCCAGCTGGTGACCGGATCCGGGCACCCGACCTCCTCCATGGTCTACAAGCTGGTCGCGCGCGCCGAGTCCGCCGACCCGAAGGCGCCGCTGGTGCCGGTCGCGAAGAAGTCCAGCAGCGGCAAGACCTCCGTCGGCGGGCGCAAGTGGGCCGCGCGCCGGCTGGACGCGGACGGCGTCGCGGAGGCCGAGGTCGTCGGCACCGGGCCGGTCCCGGCCGAGCTGGCCGACCGGCAGCTGCTGGTGCAGCTGATCAAGGGCGGAGAGGTGGTCGCCCGGGAGCCGCTGGACGTGCCCCGCGACCGGCACATCGCGGCCCGCGCGAACCTGCCGCTCTCCGCTACGCAGCTGTCCAGGGGGGAACCCGTCATTCCGACGGAGTACGTACACGGGCGCTCGGGTAGCTAGAGGCGGACCGCCGTCCGCCCTCGAACGCCCCCTCCCGCACGGGCCCGGAAGTCTCTAGGCTCAGTTACTTCACTCTCAGTCGAAGGACACCCACCATGCGCCGCGCCTTGATCGTCGTAGACGTGCAGAACGACTTCTGCGAGGGGGGCAGTCTCGCGGTGGCCGGCGGTGCCGACGTGGCCGCCGCCGTCACCGAGCTGATCGGCCAGGCGGCGGGCACCGGATACCGGCACGTGGTGGCCACCCGCGACCACCACATCGCGCCCGGTGGCCACTTCGCGGACAACCCCGACTACGTCCGCTCCTGGCCCGCGCACTGCGTGGCGGGCACGGAGGGCGTGGGCTTCCACCCGAACTTCGCCCCCGCGGTCGCCTCCGGCGCGGTGGACGCCGTGTTCGACAAGGGCGCGTACTCGGCGGCCTACAGCGGCTTCGAAGGCACCGACGAGAACGGCGTCCCGCTGGCCGACTGGCTGCGCGCCCGCGAGATCACCGAGGTGGACGTGGTCGGCATCGCCACGGACCACTGCGTACGGGCCACCGCCCTGGACGCGGTGCGGGAGGGCTTCCGCACGCATGTCCTCCTGGACCTGACGGCAGGGGTGGCGGGCGAGACCACCGAGCGGGCCCTGGAAGAGCTCCGGCAGGCGGGCGTGGAGCTGACGGGCAAGCCGGTGGTCAGCGGGTAGGACCGCCGAGCGGGGGTTTGCGGCCGGTCCGGCACCGCCGGCCCCGGGCCGTCGTGGCCGATCGCCGTGGCGGCGGGAAGAAGGTGCACGGCAGCGCGCCCGAGGGGCAGGGGTGGCTGCAGGCGCCGGGCCTGGCGGCCGGCCTGAAGGGGCGCGCCGGGCTGTGTCGACGTGCGGCTCCGCCGCGCGGGCGCGAGCAGCCAGGATGCGCCCGCGCCCGACCTCGCGCGCCCCGAACCTGCTACTGCACCACCGCCGACCTGCGCAGCAGCGCCCGGATCGGGTGCCACAGCTCGGTCACGGTGACACCGTTGTCCGCGGGAGCCGTGCGCCATATCAGGCCGTCCGGATGGTGCAGCACCGCCGTGATCTCGTCCGGCGTCGGCGGCTCGGCGTTGCCCCGGAGATAGATCGCCCGCAGCCCCAGGTTGCGCAGCCTGGTCAGGGCCCGGGCCCGGTTCTGGGCATGCACCAGCACCCGCACCCCGGCGGGGCCGTAGGGCAGGTTCAGCGCCACCACCACGGTGCCGTTCGGCAGCTTGCAGAAGCCTCCAGCGGCCATGCGGTCACATCCCCGTTCCGGTCGGTGTCAATAAGCGGTCCACAGGACGCACCTAAACACGATCGGCGGCAACCCGCCAAGGGGTTGCCGCCGATACGCGTCTGACCTGCGGTTTCGCGGACTACTTCACCGCGGGACCGACCTTGAGCTGGATCGTGGAGCCGTCCTTGGCCTCCTTGACGATCGTGATCTTGGTGTTGGTGTCAGTGACCTTGACGCCGCCGGTGGGGTTCTTCGGGTCGTAGTAGGTGCTCGTGTGGTCGTTGAAGACCGGGACACCCTTCGAGCCCTTGATCTTCAGCGCGACGTCGGCCTTGTGCAGGGTGATGCCGTCCGTGCCGTAGAGGCTGAACGGCGAGTCGTACGCCTGGACGCGGTTGCGCAGCAGCGTGCCGTCGGCCCACTTCAGCGCCTTCCAGTGCGAGTCGACCGGCAGGATCAGACCGGTGCCCGGGTGGCCGTTGGTCTCGTTCGTGTTGTCGTCCGCCTGGGAGGTGTCCCACTTCCAGATCAGCAGGCCGTTCTGGTACGGGTAGTGCTCCACCCAGTCCGGGCGCGACGCGAAGCCGAAGTTGTACGGGCCGACCTTGAGGGTCTTGTCGTACGACACGTACTGCCGGTTCTCGGCGATGTAGTACTGCTTGTAGTCCTTGGTGAAGGACGCGCCGATACGGGAGAAGCCCGCCGCGGTCCAACCGGCGTCCGCGGTCTCGGCGTTGTCCGAGAACAGCGGGGTGCCGTCGGCGGTCACGGTGATCTCGTCGGCCGTGAAGCCGTTCTCCGCGACACCGCCGTCGGTGGCGTAACGGAAGCGGAGGTCGATCTTCTTGCCCGCGTAGGCGTCGAGCGGGAACGACAGCTTCTTGTGCGTCTGCGAGAAGCCGCTCAGCGCCGGCTTGCCGCTGGCGTCCTTCGGCAGGGCCTGGCCGTCCGCCGTGCCGTCCAGGGCGGTCCAGTTGGCGCCGCCGTCGGTCGACACCTCGGTGTAGACGTAGTCGTAGCCCTCCTCGGTGGCCCACCAGCCGTCCAGGGTGAGGCTCGCCGAGGACTTGCCGGTCAGGTCCACGGAGCGGGTCAGCGTGTTCTTCAGGTCGTTGCCGCTGCCGCTCCACCACTGGGTCGAGCCCTGCGCCGGCTCGGTGATGGTGGTGGTGACCGCCTTGTCCGGCAGGGTCACCAGGAGCGCCTGCTTGTCCCAGGTGTTGTACTCGGCGACGCCCAGCTTGTGCGTGGACTGCTTGCCGGCCTTGGCGGTGTCGTAGTTGAGCCAGCCCAGCTGGAGCTTGTCCCAGGCGTTCATGTCACCGGGCAGGTCACCGATGGACTCCTTGCCCGTGCCGAGCCAGGAGCCGGAGGACATCAGGGTCCAGAAACCGGTGGAGTTGTCGCCGCCGGCGGTGTCGTACTCGTCCGGCAGACCGAGGTCGTGGCCGTACTCGTGGGCGAAGACGCCGAGGCCGCCGTTCTCCGGCTGGATGGTGTAGTCGCCGACCCAGATGCCGGTGCTGCCGACCTGCGTGCCGCCGAGCTTGTTGTTCTCGGGGCCGGTGGCGCCGGCGTCGGTGCCGAAGGCGTACCAGCGGTGGGCCCAGATCGCGTCCTTGCCCTGCGCGCCGCCGCCGGCGGACTCGTCCTCACCGGCGTGCACGATCTGGAAGTGGTCGACGTAGCCGTCCGGCTCGTTGAAGTTGCCGTCGCCGTCGAAGTCGTAGCGGTCCCACTGGTCGTACTTGGCGAGGGTCTTCTTGATGTCGGCGTCGGTCCTGCCGGCCTTCTTCTGCTGGGCGACCCAGGCGCCCAGGCCGTCGCTGACGACGTTCCACACGCTCGGGCAGTTGGTCTGGCCGCAGGCGTTGTTGCCGTAACGGGCCTCGTTGTAGGGGACCTTGACCCAGTCGGTCACCTCACCGGAGACCGAGTAGCGGCCCGAGGACTGCTTCTCGTAGTACTTCTTCAGCGACTCGGTCTTCTTGCCGGTGCCGAAGTAGAGGTCCTGGTAGTGCTTGCGGTTGTAGTCCTTCTGCCAGGCCGTCGAGTTGTCCTTCTTGCGGTCCGGCGCGGCGATCTTGTTGTGCAGCGGGCCGGGTGTCCCGCCGAACTTGGGATCGGTCTGGTCGCCGAACTCCACCAGGATCGTGAAGATCTTGTCGGTCTTCTCGCGGCTCAGCTCGACGTACTTGCTCTGGCCCTTGCGGCTCTTGAGCTTGACGACCTTGGAGCCGTTGCGCTCCTGCGCGGTGGCCTTGCCCGCTATGAGCTGGTTCAGGGCCTCTTCACGCTGGGCGTCCTGGGTCTTGCTGAGCGGACCGTCCAGGTCGTGCTTCTGCTGCTTGACCGGAGCCGGGTCGTGCCGGTTGGCGGCGGCGCTCCTGGTCTGGGTGCTCGCCTCCGCTACGGCGAAGGTGGCGAACGTGGCGGAAGCCGCCGCGAGCGTCACGCCGATCGCGGCCGCTCTGAACGTCCAGGATCTGCTGGTCACTTGAGTTCCTCCCCCGCGCCGCGCACACGGACAGGGGGTTCCGGGTCATGGAGGAATCCGTGCGCGCACGATCAACGCGTGTATCAAGTGACGACATTTGACTAGAGGTTTAGAAGAAAAGACAGTCCTTGACTTGAGCAGGACAAGTGCACTATGCGGAGGTGACGTTCGCTTTGCGGACACGTGTCGACCGGCCGACCGGCGCAGGAGAACGTCCGTTTGATGGGACGGATGACTCCGTGCGCCCCCCGTGCACCGGTACCGTGGGTTAGGTCACGCTTACCGGGCGTCCCGCTCGGGCATGCAGGCCAAGAGAGTCGAACGGCACCCCCGAACTTCCGAAGACTGCCGAGGACACGATTGCCATGCCTCGTCCGACCCCCGCACAGCTCGCCTACGGTTCCTGCACCGTGATCTTCTCGACGCTCGCCATGCTGCTGCTGTCCCAGACGAGTTCCGGCCCAGGGATCACCGTCATCGCCCTCGCGGCACTCGCGCTGGGCCTGCTGGTCGCCCTGACGGTCCCCTCCCCCGGGACGGGCACGGCGCAGCCGTCCGCCGAGCCCGTGGCGGACGAGGAGCGGGTTCCCACGACCCTGTGACCGGGCGGCACGCCCGGCGAGAACACCCATGGACACGGGGACACGGCGGCGGGTCCGGGTACGTCCCGGGACCGCCGCCGTCGTGCGAGCACCCCTCGCGGTTCGCTCAACCGGTGCTGACCACCACCGTCTTGGCCGCCTTGTCGTGCAGACCCTGCTTGTAGGGCTTGTCGAAGAAGCTCCAACCACCCGAGATGGCCGTCCAGATGCAGGCGCAGCAGAAGGCGAACGGCAGCCACAGCACCAGGGCGCGGAGCAGCGAGGACTGGACGGAGGGGGTGGCGCCGTCCTCCAGGTTGGCCACGCGCATGCCGAGCCACTTCTTGCCGAGGGTCTGCCCGGATTTTCTGATCATGAAGGTGTCGTAGGCGACATAGAGCACGGCCGCGATGACGGACTGGGCGACGGATCTGCCGACTTCGACGCGGTCGCCGCTGACGGTGTACTCGCGCACCCCGAACGCCAGGGTGAGCAGCCACACCACGATGCCGACCATGATCATGTCGATGATCCGTGCGAGCGTCCGTTTGCCGCTGTCGGCGAGCGGGGGCATGCCGGCCAGCGGGTCGGCGGGGTAGCCGCCGTAGGGGCCGGTCGGGCCATCGCCCGGGCCGTCACCGTAGGGGGAGCCGCCGTACGGGCCGCCACCGTAGGGAGGTGGCTGGCCGCCGCCGGGGGGTGGGGGCTGCTGGGCACCGCCGTACGGGGCGTCGTACGGCGAGCCCGACCCCTGGT contains these protein-coding regions:
- a CDS encoding isochorismatase family protein gives rise to the protein MRRALIVVDVQNDFCEGGSLAVAGGADVAAAVTELIGQAAGTGYRHVVATRDHHIAPGGHFADNPDYVRSWPAHCVAGTEGVGFHPNFAPAVASGAVDAVFDKGAYSAAYSGFEGTDENGVPLADWLRAREITEVDVVGIATDHCVRATALDAVREGFRTHVLLDLTAGVAGETTERALEELRQAGVELTGKPVVSG
- a CDS encoding immune inhibitor A domain-containing protein, with translation MTSRSWTFRAAAIGVTLAAASATFATFAVAEASTQTRSAAANRHDPAPVKQQKHDLDGPLSKTQDAQREEALNQLIAGKATAQERNGSKVVKLKSRKGQSKYVELSREKTDKIFTILVEFGDQTDPKFGGTPGPLHNKIAAPDRKKDNSTAWQKDYNRKHYQDLYFGTGKKTESLKKYYEKQSSGRYSVSGEVTDWVKVPYNEARYGNNACGQTNCPSVWNVVSDGLGAWVAQQKKAGRTDADIKKTLAKYDQWDRYDFDGDGNFNEPDGYVDHFQIVHAGEDESAGGGAQGKDAIWAHRWYAFGTDAGATGPENNKLGGTQVGSTGIWVGDYTIQPENGGLGVFAHEYGHDLGLPDEYDTAGGDNSTGFWTLMSSGSWLGTGKESIGDLPGDMNAWDKLQLGWLNYDTAKAGKQSTHKLGVAEYNTWDKQALLVTLPDKAVTTTITEPAQGSTQWWSGSGNDLKNTLTRSVDLTGKSSASLTLDGWWATEEGYDYVYTEVSTDGGANWTALDGTADGQALPKDASGKPALSGFSQTHKKLSFPLDAYAGKKIDLRFRYATDGGVAENGFTADEITVTADGTPLFSDNAETADAGWTAAGFSRIGASFTKDYKQYYIAENRQYVSYDKTLKVGPYNFGFASRPDWVEHYPYQNGLLIWKWDTSQADDNTNETNGHPGTGLILPVDSHWKALKWADGTLLRNRVQAYDSPFSLYGTDGITLHKADVALKIKGSKGVPVFNDHTSTYYDPKNPTGGVKVTDTNTKITIVKEAKDGSTIQLKVGPAVK
- a CDS encoding RDD family protein — translated: MSTEPPPGSGEQPPEDDPFRKRPPSDQGSGSPYDAPYGGAQQPPPPGGGQPPPYGGGPYGGSPYGDGPGDGPTGPYGGYPADPLAGMPPLADSGKRTLARIIDMIMVGIVVWLLTLAFGVREYTVSGDRVEVGRSVAQSVIAAVLYVAYDTFMIRKSGQTLGKKWLGMRVANLEDGATPSVQSSLLRALVLWLPFAFCCACIWTAISGGWSFFDKPYKQGLHDKAAKTVVVSTG